One stretch of Roseovarius mucosus DNA includes these proteins:
- the puhE gene encoding putative photosynthetic complex assembly protein PuhE, whose amino-acid sequence MTSPWIAALMAVFLWWFATGAILIVVRLCERRGAAARRRAVLMALPVLALGIWGYETTLGQTGTGSACGAFLAALAIWGWIELSFLTGAITGPNQRPCPAHIVGWERFIRAWGTVAYHEMLLTGVLILLWLYATDAVNTVGLWTFSILYFARISAKLNLYFGVPKINTEFLPAQLAHLASHFRMAPVGWFFPLTVSALSFAVACWLERLWSAPTPETAVGFALLAAITALALLEHWLMVLPLPDAKLWRWMLPAPKPTPEKSRPEGHHGF is encoded by the coding sequence GTGACAAGCCCCTGGATCGCAGCGCTGATGGCGGTTTTTCTCTGGTGGTTCGCCACCGGGGCGATCCTCATTGTCGTGCGGCTCTGCGAACGGCGGGGGGCTGCGGCACGGCGGCGGGCGGTGCTGATGGCGCTGCCCGTACTGGCACTGGGTATCTGGGGCTACGAGACGACCTTGGGGCAAACCGGCACCGGCTCGGCCTGTGGGGCATTCCTCGCGGCATTGGCGATCTGGGGTTGGATCGAGCTCAGCTTTCTCACCGGGGCGATCACCGGACCCAACCAGCGCCCCTGCCCCGCGCATATCGTCGGGTGGGAGCGGTTCATCCGCGCCTGGGGCACGGTCGCCTATCACGAAATGCTGCTGACCGGCGTGCTGATCCTGCTCTGGCTCTATGCCACCGATGCGGTCAACACCGTTGGTCTCTGGACCTTCAGCATCCTCTATTTCGCCCGGATCAGCGCCAAGCTGAACCTCTATTTCGGCGTGCCCAAGATCAATACAGAATTCCTGCCTGCGCAACTGGCGCATCTGGCCAGCCATTTCCGCATGGCCCCCGTGGGCTGGTTCTTTCCGCTCACGGTCTCGGCTCTTAGCTTTGCAGTGGCCTGCTGGCTCGAGCGGCTGTGGTCCGCGCCCACGCCCGAGACAGCCGTTGGCTTTGCCCTGCTGGCGGCGATCACGGCGCTGGCCCTTCTCGAACACTGGTTGATGGTGCTGCCATTGCCGGATGCAAAACTCTGGCGCTGGATGCTGCCCGCGCCCAAACCCACACCTGAAAAATCAAGACCGGAGGGACATCATGGATTTTGA